In the genome of Campylobacter concisus, the window CCAACTGCTCCAGCCATCGCTGAAAAGCCGATATTTACGATAAGAGTTAGTGTAAATGCCGAGATGATACCAGGAAGTGCTTCTACAAACATCACTCTAAAGATGATCTGAAATTTCGAGCTTCCAAAGCTTTGAGCCGCTTCTATGATACCTTTATCAACCTCTTTTAGAGCATTTTCGATTAGCCTTGCCACAAATGGAGCTGCGCCGATAGTTAGCGGAACGATCGCAGCTGTGGTGCCAATACTTGTGCCTACGATCATTTTTGTGACAGGAAAGAGCACGATGATTAAAATGATAAACGGAAAGCTTCTAAGTACGTTTATAACGATATCAAGAACGAAATAAAGCTGCTTGTTTGGCTTTAGTCCGTCTTTGTCTGAAAGGATGAGCAAAACCGCAGGTATTAGGCCTATGGCAAAGGCGAGCAGGGTAGAGACGATGCTCATATATAGCGTCTCGCCGATAGCTGGCAACAGTATCCTAGAAAACACATCTGGAAATTTAGAAAAATCAATACCAAACATCAAGCAACCTCCCATAAAACGCCACTTTGCTTGATGTAGTTAAGCACGTTTTCTTTATCTTTTTCATCTATGTTTATGACAAGCGAGCCAAGAACATTTTCGTTTAGCTTCTCAAGCTTGCCCCAGACTATGTTAAAGTCGATATTTAGGCTTCTTGCCATGTGCGTGATCACGCTGTTTTGAGCCACTTCTTTTGGGAAAAATAGCCTAATATTTGTGCCAGTGCTTGGCAGAATTTCAACTTCGCCCAAAAACTCTTTCATCTTCTCATCTGGCTTTAAAAATAGCTCTTCGATGCTTCCAGAGCCTATGATCTTGCCACCTTCAAGCAGTATTGCACGTTTTGCGATCGATTTTACAACCTCCATCTCGTGCGTGACGATGACGACACTGATGTCTAGCTCTTTGTTTATCTTTTCAAGCAGCTCTAAAATTTGATTTGTTGTATTTGGATCAAGAGCCGAAGTTGCCTCGTCGCTTAGTAAAATTTTAGGATTTAAAGCAAGCGCTCTAGCGATAGCGACACGCTGTTTTTGCCCGCCACTTAGCTCGCTTGGATAGCTTTTTGCCTTGCTTTCAAGACCGACTAAATTTAAAAGCTCTCTCACTCTTTTTTCAGTTTCATCGCTTTTATAACCCCAAAATTTAAGCGGATTAGCGACGTTTTCAAAGACGTTTTTTCTAGCCATTAATGCAAAATGCTGAAATATCATCCCGACATCTCGCCTTAAATGCCTTTGCTGCATCTCATCTAAATTTTTTATCTCTTTATCAAAGACTTTTAGGCTGCCACCTTGATAGCTTTCAAGCCCGTTTATACACCTTAAAAGCGTTGATTTGCCAGCACCACTATGTCCCACGATAGCAAAAATTTCACCCTTTTTAACCTCTAAATTTACATCAAAAAGGATCTGCGTATCGCCATAAAATTTGCTTAAATTTTCTATTTTTATCACTAAATTTTCCTTATTTTTAAAAGTGCGTCATCTTATAAAATTTCGCGCCTTAGCTCATCTGCACTCTTTGGCGAAAGAAGTGCTGGAGCTATGTCAAATACGCTAAATGCGCCGCGCTCGCCTCTTTGTGCCAAGCGATATGTCGCACGGGAATAGGCTACAAGTACGCTTGCTGTAAATTCTGGATTTGAGTCAAGTTTTAGCGAAAACTCGATCAAGTGTTTGTTCTCGCCATGCTCTCCGCTCACTCCACTTCGCAGCACAAATCCTCCGTGAGGGATGCCGCCATGCTCTTTTTTAAGCGTTTCAATATCTATAAAATGCACGCTTGTGTCGTAGTCGGCAAAATAGTTTGGCATCGTTTTTATCTCATGCTCGATGCGTGCCTTATCAGCGCCGTCCTCTGCCACGACATAGCAATCGCGCAAGTGTTTTTCTCTTGTGGTTAAATTTGGATTTTCCCCAGCGCGTACTCGCTCTAGTGCGCTATCTATGGGCACCGTGTATTGACGAGCGTCCACGACGCCTTTTATCCTGCGGATAGCGTCTGAGTGGCCTTGACTCACGCCTTTGCCCCAAAATGTGTAACTGCTGCCGTTTTCAAGCACACTCTCGCCAAATAGTCTATTTAGTGAAAATAGCCCCGGGTCCCAGCCAACAGCGATGACGCCTACATTGCCACCTTTTTTAGCAGCTGCGTCCACTGCGGCAAAATGCTCTAGTATTTTAGCGTGCGTGTCAAAGCTATCGACGACATTAAACTCTTTTGCAAACTCTGGCGTCTGCGTTGGAAGGTCGGTTGCGCTGCCACCGCAAAGCACTAAAACATCAAATTTGCCCTTGTGCGATAAAATTTCATCCGCGCTAAATACTGGTGCGCCACACGTTTTTACCTTACTTGGATCTCTGCGGCTAAAGACTGCTGTTAGCTCCAAATCCTTGCTATTTTGCACCGCAAGCTCGACGCCACGACCTAAATTTCCATATCCTAAAACTGCTATTTTTATTTTTTCACTCATTTTTTATCCTTTAAATTTACATGCAAGGTAGTGCAGGACGATAAATTTCACTTTAATAAGACAATGTATTAGCGCCAATGGTAGCGTGGCAACTACAAGCTGCCAAAGATAAAACGCTACCCTTCAACTTTTGCCGCAAAACCTACTCGCCAAGAGCCTCTAGCTCTTCACATACTTTTTTAAATTTAGCCTCAGCGCTCTCTAGCGCCTCTTTGTTTGTCTCTATGACCTCTTTTGGTGCGTTTGCTACGAAATTTTGGTTATTTAGCATGCCTGAGAGTTTGGCTATCTCTTTTTCAAGCTTTGTCTTTTGAGACTTGAGTCTTGTGATGATACCGCTCATATCAAGCCCTTCAAGTGGGACAAATGCTTCTAAATTTTCGCTCACGTCTCTGATAGAATTTTCTATTTTTTCATCTACAAAGCCGATCTCTTCGCATTTTGCAAGCAGCTTGATATACTCTTTGACCTCGTCAAGGTCGATTTTTTCATTAAATTTAACAAAGGCTTTTGCGATCTTTGAGTTGCCAAGATCTATGGTCGCTTTTGCACGGCGAATAGCCACAATCGCTTCGATAACTAACTCAAATTTCTTCTCAACATCTAAATTTCGCTCTTTTACCTCTGGATAGCTCATAACCATTATTGATTTTGCATTTTCAATCTGTGTGCCGCTAAGCTCTTGAAATAGATACTCTGAGAGAAATGGCATGAAAGGATTTAGCAGTTTCATCGCCTCTTTAAATATACTTCCAAGCTCTTTTACGCTCGCTTTATCCGCCTTGCTTAGCTCAATGCCCCAGTCGCAAAACTCATCCCAAAGGAATTTATAAAGTGTGTTTGCTGCGTCATTGAAGCGGTAAGCGTCGATATTTTCACGCACCTCTCTTACGCACTCGTTAAAGCGGCTATTCATATAAATTCCAAGCTTTGTTTGAAGCTTGATGTCTTCTAAATTTTCAAATTTGCTCTCATTTAGCATGAGATATTTGCTTGCATTATAAAGCTTATTGGTGAAATTTCTTACCTGCTTCATCTTGGCGTCACTTAGCTTGATGTCGCGTCCTTGAACGGCTAGAAGTGTTAGCGTAAAGCGCAAGATATCGGCGCTATACTCATTGATGCTATCAAGCGGATCGATGACGTTGCCAAGGCTTTTACTCATCTTTCTGCCAAATTCATCTTTTACAAGCGCGTGCAAATAGATGTCGTCAAATGGCAGCTTGCCAAGGGCATTTTCACCCTGAAACATCATCCTAGCAACCCAGAAAAATAATATATCAAAGCCAGTTATAAGAAGGTTGTTTGGATAAAACTCAGCAAGGTCTCCTTCAAACCATTTTTCATTTTTTAGCTCATTTTCATTACCCCAACCAAGCGTGCTAAATGGCCAAAGACCAGAGCTAAACCACGTATCTAGCACGTCTGGGTCTTGGTGAAAATTTTTACTTTTGCACTTTTTGCACTCGCATGGCTCTCCCTCGTCAGCCCACATATAACCGCAATCATCGCAGTAAAATACTGGAATTTGATGCCCCCACCAAAGTTGGCGTGAGATACACCAGTCTCTTAACTCTCTCATCCACGCGTTAAAGCTATTTATCCAGTGCGGTGGGTAAAATTTGGCAAGGCCCTCTGAGACCTTTTGTATCGCCTCGTCTGCGATCTCTTTTTTGACAAACCACTGCTTTGAGATATATGGCTCAACGACGTTTTTGCAGCGGTAGCAGTATCCCACTTGGTTTTCGTAGTCTTCTATCTTTTCAACATTGCCAAGTTTTTCAAGCTCGGCCACTACGATATCTCTAGCCTCAAGCCTCTCAAGACCTGCAAATTTATCGCACTTGTCGTTTAAAATGCCCTTTTCGTCAAATACGGTGATAAACTCAAGGTCGTGCCTTTTACCAACTTCATAGTCATTTTGATCGTGCGCAGGAGTGACCTTAACAAGACCTGTTCCAAATTCCATATCAACGTGCTCGTCTGCGATGATCTCAATCTTTCTATTTACGATAGGTAGAACAACCTTTTTGCCGATTAAATTTTTATATCGTTCGTCGTTTGGATTTACCATTACAGCGGTGTCGCCAAAGTAGGTCTCCGGGCGAGTTGTTGCAACAACAACAAATTCGCTTGGCTTGTCTGCAAAGTAGTATCTCAAATGATATAGCTTGCCTTTATTTTCTTTGTGCTCGACCTCGATGTCAGAGAGTGCGCCATCGTGCGTACACCAGTTTATCATGTAGTTTTTCTGGACTATTAGCCCTTTGTCGTATAAATTTACAAAGGCTTTTTTCACAGCTTTTCTTAGGCCCTCATCCATAGTAAATCTCTGGCGTGACCAAGCCGGAGTGATGCCAAGTTTTCGCATCTGATGGACTATCATACCGCCGCTTTTTTCCTTCCACTCCCACACTTTTTCTACAAATTTCTCGCGTCCAAGCTCTTCTTTTTTGATGCCTTGAGCTAAAAGCTGCTTTTCAACGACGTTTTGAGTAGCGATACCAGCGTGGTCAAGTCCTGACTGCCAAAGCGTCTTGTAGCCATCCATTCTCTTGTAGCGAGTCATGATGTCTTGGAGCGTGAAGGTTAGGGCGTGTCCGATGTGAAGCGAGCCAGTCACATTTGGAGGTGGCATCATAATGCAAAATTTACGTCCATCTTTTTGGATATCTTTGTTCGCGTCTATCTCGAAGTATCCGCGTTCTTCCCAAATTTTATAAAATTTATCTTCTATCTCTTTTGCATTGTAAAATTCTGCCACTTTAGTATCCTCTTTCGTTTAAAAAATGCTTAATGTTATCTAAAATTTGTTTAAAAAAATCTTTGCAAAAGTGGGGAAATATGGGCTTGGGGCGGTTAAACGCCCCGAAATTTATATGGCTTATTTGACAGTAAAGCTTCGCTGAGCTAGGTCGTAGTCGTTTTGTCTTTCGTTATACATATTTTCAGTTGTGACCGCACCAAGCGAGCATTTGCCACCAAGTCTTACACGATAAGGCGTATAAAGCACAGCCTCTCTCTTGTCACTATCTAGTGTATAAAAACTTAAGACGCGATCATCTTTTATGCTCTGATATTCAAGCTCAATGCTATCTTTAAGACTCTTATTAAAGCCACTTAGATTTTCATTTATTGGCTCAAAGCAGCTACTTACTATCTCGTTTATTACACCATTTTTAACCATAGCTTTAGAATTTATCACTATTTTTGAATAGACAACATCATTTACTCTTAGGCTGTCAAGACCTAGCTCTTTGCCTTTTTCATCGACAAACGTTCTATAAATATCAAGCTCTTTTGGCTCTATTTTATGCTTAATCTCAAGTGGCACATAAGCGTAGCTTAAGATGGAGGCATATAGCTTGTTTTCACCAAGTGGAGTGATGGTAAAATTTCCATCTTTTGCTGTAAATGATACGCTTAAAAGGCCGTCAAATTCTTTACTTTCGCCGTTGTAGCTAAGTTTAAATTTATTATTTTTCTCGCCAACATCTTTGCCAAAGTAGGCATTTAGCGCTCTAAGTGTAAAAGCGCGCTCTTGCGTTGAGCTAAGCTCATTTAAATTTGTGATCAAGAAATTTGCAAGATCATCTGAGTAGTCGTTTTTCTCAAAATATTTTGCGTGTAGATACAAGATAAATGCATTGTCTCTCATCTTTGAGCCAAAACTAGAATAATCCCTGCTGTAATCAGCCGCTTGAGCTTTTTTAATATCTTTTAGCGCCACCTTTGCTTCGTCATTTAAGCCATTTAGTTTCAAAGCTGCTGCCATTAGATATTTATTAAGTGCAGTCGTATTGTAAGCTTTGTGGTCATAAATTTTATTTAGCACTGATTTATCAGCAACATTTGCGCGGGAGCTTACATATATAGCATATAGAGCTTCAATATCTGTATTTGTATATTTTAAGAGCGAATTTAATGCTCTTTGCTTTACATTTTTATTTAGCTCATATCCAGCCTCTTCAAGATCAAGCAGCACATCAGTTGCATAGATCGAAGCAAATGCATTAGTGCTACTTAGATCGCTCCAGTAGCCAAAGCTACCATCTGGTTTTTGCATCTTAATTAGCTCACTCATACCATTTGCAATAAATCTCTTTTGATCATTTTTTTCAAGCTCATCTTTTGGCTTTAAATTTAAAAGCGCAAGCAGTCTTGAGCTCCTTTGCTCCGCACATCCATAAGGGTACTCGACTAAATTTTTAGAAGCTGCTAACAGCACGCTTGAAACCGAGCTTGACGCATCTATACTAACATTGTGAAAGCCTTTTGGAAGCGAGATCATGCTCTCTTTATCAAAGACGCTACTTCTTGCATAGGTGCTAATCGTATAAGGATTAACTACATCAAGTAAATTTTGAGCTATTTTTGAGCTATTTTTGTCGCTTATTGTTATGTTGTATTCGCCAGCTCCAGCTTCAAGAGCTGAAATTTTAAATGTAAAGGCTTTATTCTCAAGCGGCTTTAAATTTATATTTTCTTTTGTTTTGATGTTTAAATTTTTACTGCTAGCCACTTTTATGGTTAAATTTTTATCCTCATTTGTTGTGTTTATGAGTCTTAAGTTCGCATTTAGCTCATCGCCTTTTAGCAGATAAACTAACGCGCTTGGCTTAATAATCACATCATCTTTTACTAGAATTTCTTTATTTACTGCATTCATGCTATTTTCATTATTTGCCACGACATCTACTCTAATGGCAGAGTTAAAGCCATTTGGCGTTTTAAACTCGTATGAAATTTCACCATTATCGTCAGCTTGAAGGCTTACTAAATTTGCATATGTTTTTATATTTTTGCTATCAACCGGACTAGCGTGTTTTGCCATTTTTGCCTCCATAGCAAGTGCCGCCATATCGCCACCAAAGCTTAAAGTTTTGCCCTCGACCTTATAGTTTGTGAGCATATTATAAATGTCATAGTCAAAAACGCCATCTGGTAAAATTTTGTCAAAAAATTTAAGTGGATCAGCTGGCTTTTGTGACGTTATATCAAGCACGCCAACATCTGTGATAAAGAAATTCACATAAGCTTTTGGCTTTGTTTTTAAAGAAATTTTTATATTTTCATCGCTTTTTGCCGTATTTGGCGCATCAAGGCTTAGATCAAGTGTCCTTGATGACTTATCAGCTTTAGCATAAACCTTACCGTAAGTTCTAAACGGAGTTAATCCACCATCTGTCATGCGGTAGATATTTGCACTCACGTAAAGTCCGCTAAAATCAAAGTCAAGTTTAAATTTCACATTTGCTGAGTTATTTTTTATCTTAACAACCTTGTAAGCTTTCACGCCACCATCTTCAAGTGTAACAAGGGCGATACCTTCTTTTATAGCCGAGCTTATATCAGCACTTAGCTCATCGCCTTTTTTGTAAATATTTTTATTTAGTTTGATTTGAGATTTGCTAAGCTCTTTTGTAGGCGCTAGAGTCGAGTAGTTGTAGCCACTTACGTCCATATCAAGGCTTGTGCTTGCTCCACTTACTAGATTTGTAGCGATGATCACATATGAGCCACTTTGTGTAAATTTATAGCTAAACTCGCCATTGTCTTTATAAAAATTATCCACATCTTCTAGCGTTTGAAACCACTTTATATAGCCATTTGCATCTCTTTGGTATTGCCAAGTGACACGTTTTATATCAAATTTTAAATTTGATTTTACGGCCTTTTGACTTGACATATCTACCACAACCGTTCTTATTTTTACATCTTCGTTTGGCTCAGCAAATGTCGTACTTGCTGCAATACCAACCATATCTTTGTAAGGATAGAGCGTAAAGCTTTTTGTATCGCTTACGTTTTTACCATCATCATTTACATTGAAATTTATCACACCTGTTATGATAGAAGAGGCATTTTTAGTGCTAAAGCTAAGATCTATCATTTGGCTTGATTTACCATCTTTTGAAAGAGTGAGATCATTCTCAAAAGATGGATAAGCGCTTGGTTTTAGAGTATTGTTTTTAAATTTATACTCTTTAAACTCGCTATTTTTATATTCATCATCAAAAAAGCTCACCTGCATGCTGCCATCAAGCTCGCTAGCAGCGCCACCAAAGAGATAGTTACTGGCTAGATTGGCTCTAATAAGCTCATTTGCGAAGAATTTATCTCTCTCAAGCGTTATCTCATTTTTTATCCTATTTGGCATAAAACTCTCAACAAAAAATGGCACATTTGAGATCACTTTGCTTGCGTAAATTACTTGCATATTAAATCTACCGCTAAGATCGCTTAGTATCTCTTTTTCAAAATTTACCATGCCAACGTCATTTGTATTTTTTGAAATTTCAGCACTACTTTTGCCTTGCGGATCAAAAAAATTTATCTTTATAGGCATATTTTTTAAAGGATTAAAATCTCTATCTCTTAGATAGATTGCGCCCTTTAAACTCTCATTTGGTCTTATGATATTTGAAGCAAAATGAACGTACGCATCGATACTATCACTGGTATTTTGACTCATAAATTTCGCTTCATTTAGCGCTTCGTCTTCTTTTAAAATAAGAAAATTTTGCTCTTTTCCAAGAGAGACAACCACTGAGGAGATATCTTTGTAAATATCTTTTTTGTTAAATTTAAAAACACCTATATCATTTGTCGCACCAACTGCGATCTCTTCGTTCTTTTTGCCATAAATTTTCACATTTGCGTTTGGAAGCATTGTATTTTCGCCAAGACGATTTGCAAATACGAAAATTTCATCCTTGCCAAGCTTTGCATTTACGGCGATATCACTTAGATAGACTACTTTTGAGACGCTCTTATCCTTGCCGTAGTTTAAATTTATCTTATAAACGCCGTCTCCAGCCCCGGCAAAGTCGAGTTTGATTTTATTTAGAGAAATTTCATTTAATGCGCCATCAAGCTTATAACTTTTGCTTGCCACTTTTGTGCTGAAGTTGCTTAACTCTTCGTTATTGTCATTAAAATTTAAGAAATATCTAAAATTTTGATCGCTTAGCTTTTCAATGCTTACATTTAGCTCAGGCAAATTTGCACTTCTGATACCGATTTCACCGACGCTTGAGATATATGGCTCATTATTTATAAAATTTGCAAATGGAGTAAAATTGCCAGCTACTACTTCATAGCTATTTTCTTCTCTTACTACATTTCTATCATCGCCAAAGCCTGGCTTAATGGTGATTTCATAACTATTTTGTGGCTTAAAATCGTCACTTGTGATATCAATGTAGTAATAATACTCGCTAAGTTCTGAGTTTTCTCCATAGTTGTCACTATATTTAACGTCACTGATGCTAAAGTTTTTTACGCCTTTAATGTTTATAAATTTTTTTAAGTTAATGTCGTCATCAAGCCAATTTTTTAGATAAATTCTAAAGCCCAAGATGCCATTATCAAGGCTTACTGGATAAATTTCAGGTATCTCAAGACTCTTTGCATTATCATTTATATTTACGCTTTCTTCGCTTATTTCATCGGCGAAATTTACTATCGTTTCACCTGAAAGCGTTGCACCAAATTTGCTCTCAAATTTTTCACCAAAATCAAAAACTGGATTGCTTAAATTTTTATCAAGATTAAGCTCAAAGCTATTGCTAGAAAGCTCAATTGCTTTAAATTTCGCATCTTTTACGGCAATATTTTTGATAGCTTCAATATTTACTTCATCATTAAATTTAACTATATATTTGCTATCGCTTATTTTTTCTATCTTTGTTAGCTCAAATTCTTTCGTGGCAAAACTAGCAGTGCTTCCATTTTCAAGCTTGCAGCTATAATCCAAACCAGCATGCATATCTTTTGTAAAAAGCAGCAAGCTTTGACTATTAAATCTAACCGTACCATTTAATGCTGGTTGGCACAAAAGTAGCTTTTTGTCGCTTAGCATACCAACAAAATTCTTATCGACTTTGTCTTCTAGTCCAAACTCTACGCTTAGTGGCGATTTTATCTGCGCAGTGCCATTTAGGCTCAAAGCATATAAATTTGTCATTCCCAAAAGTGCTAGAAGTGCTACTTTTTGCCACATTTTATCTCCTTATTTTTATTGTTATTTCACTTTGATTTGAGTTTTGATCAAGGCATTTTATGCTGTGCTCGCCAAGAGTTAGATCAAACTTTTTTTCGCTTGCGTTTTCTATCTTAGAAAAGTTCAAATCATCTATTTTTAGGTAAATTTCATCGCCTAAAAACGCGTAGCATTTTACCATAACTTGTGTGATATTTTCATCTGTCACTATCTCTTCACCGTCATACGGATAGGCAAAAACTGGCTTTTTGTCTTTAAAAATTTCAGCACAAGGACTTGTTTGTATCTCATCTTTATCCAAAAGCTCATTTTTAACCAAAAAATTAAGCTCTTCGCCTCTTAAACTTTCGCACTTATCCTTTAAATCTACACCCTTTATCCTATCATCAAGCGCCATTTTTTTACACTTTTCATAGTTAAAGGCATCAAGGCAGGTTGGCAGCTTTTCTATGCCATCTGGCTCACTTATAAATCTTAACTTCTCTTTTTGAGCGATTATCTTAAACATATCAAAAAGACTCTTTGATACGTCATTTAGTCCTGTTAATTTATCGGTTTTACTGGCATTAAAATTTCCAATCCAAATAGCAATTGTGTAATTTTCATCAACGCCTATGGCGTAAAGATCACGTGAGTTTGCGCTTGTGCCAGTTTTAAAAGCAATCTTTGGCGTATTTTGGGCGTACTGCCAAGCATTTTTTAGATACGATCTTGAGGCTTCACTTAGCATTTTAGCAGTCAAATAGGCACTTTGAGGCGAGATGAGAGTTACATTTTTCTCCTCATTTTTGTAGTTTTTGCCAGCAAACTCAAGCGGCCTATAAATGCCGTCATTTGCATAAATAGTATAAAGATGAGCAAGATCAAGCAGGCTCATTTCAGCACTTCCAAGCGTTATAGAAGCTCCATAATACTCTTTATCTTCATCTACTAAATTTACCTTTTCAAGTAGTTCGTAAAGCGAATTGTCTTTTAGTTTTAAGTTTAAATTTATAACCGGAATATTTAGGCTGAAATTTAGAGCATCTTTCGCGCTTACGATACCTAAAAAATCATTACTAAAATTCTTTGGGGCATACTCTTTTATATAAATTTGCGTATCAATTAACTGCGAATTTGGCGTGATAAGCCCGCTATCAAGCGCAAGCGAGTAGATAAAAGGCTTTAGCGTGCTGCCGGTATTTCGCTTCATATTTAGGGCTGAGTTTTTGCCATCACGCGCGTGCTCATCATGAGAGCCTATGAAGGCAACAACGCTCATTTTTTTGTTATCAATGACTACTGCAGCGGCATTGTTTGCATTTTTTGCCTTTAGCGAAAACATCGCATCTTTTAAAATTTTAAGCATATCTTTTTGTAAATTTAGATCCAAACTCGCCTTTGAAATTTGGTTTTTAAAAGCGACATTTGCATAATCTTCCGCAGTTACGATAGCTTTTGCTCTTACATTTTTAAATGGCTCAGCCTGCGCTCTTTTAAAGGCGCTAAGATCGATTAAATTTGCCTTGTAAAGCATCTTTATGACCCTATTTTTTAAGGCATTTATGTTTGAGACGCGGTCTAGTCTATTTTTATTTGGATTTTTTGGTATCGTGCTTAAAAGTGCGGCCTGAGCATAGCTAAGCTCGTTTAGCTCTTTGCCGAAATAAAAAAAGCTAGCCGCCTTTGCACCCTCGATGTTGCCGCCGTATGGGGCCAAATTTAGATAAAAATTTAAAATTTCATCCTTGCTAAAGTGAAGCTCTAGCTGAAAAGCTCTAAAAATTTCTTTTATCTTATTTTTATAGCTCCTATCACTTGGCTCAAGCATCCTAGCTACTTGCATCGTGATAGTGCTAGCGCCTATGCGGTTGTCGCTTCTTAGATTGTGAAAAAATGCTCTAAAAATAGAGGCAAAATTTACGCCAAAATGGTAGTAAAAGTACCTATCCTCAAAGAGCACGACGCATTGTTTTAGCGAGTTTGGGAAGCTTTGCTCGTGAAATCTCCAAATTCCATCGCTACTAAGCTTCATATTTATAATGTTGCCATTTCTATCAAGCAAAATTTTGGCTTCGTCTTTTTTGAGTGCATCTAAATTTAGTGGATAAATTTGATCAAGTATCAAAAAAATAGCAACCATTAGAGCCAAAAATAGGGCAAGAAATTTTATAAATTTAAACTTTTTCATCGGCGTGATTATAGCTGTTAAAGTTTAAGTAGCTATAATTAGACCTTTTTAAAAAAGAGGAAACAATGCCCTTATCTAGGTTAAACAAAGAACAATACACCGCCGCAACTGCACCATTTGGACACAATCTCATCATCGCTTCAGCTGGCACTGGCAAGACTAGCACGATTGTCGCTCGCATCGCACATCTTTTAAATTTAGGCGTAAAGCCAGAGAAAATTTTGCTTCTAACATTTACCAACAAAGCAGCCAGCGAAATGATAGAGCGGTTAAATAGGTATTTTGACAAACAAATCACCTCCAAAATCACCGCAGGCACCTTTCACTCAGTCTCATTTTCGCTTTTAAAAAGCCTTGATAAAGGCGTCACGCTAAAGCAGCCAAGCGAGCTAAAGACGCTTTTAAAAAGTCTTGTTGAGAGACGAAAATTTTACCATTTAAGCGACGTCAAGCCTTATGGCGGAGCCTATCTATACGATCTTTACTCGCTCTTTCAAAACAGCGAACAAGGCACAACATTTGGCAAATGGATAAGCCAAAAGAGCGAAGAGCAGGGCGTTTATGCTGAAATTTATGAAGATGTTTTAGAGGAGTTTGAGGCTGAAAAGACTAAATTTTCTTACGCTGACTTTAACGACCTTCTCATAAAAATGCGCGACGAGCTAAAAAATGGGGCAAATTTAGCTTATGATGAAATTTTGATCGATGAGTATCAAGATACAAACACACTTCAAGGCAGTCTAATAGACGCATTTAAGACAAAGAGCCTCTTTTGCGTGGGCGATTTTGACCAGAGCATCTACGCATTTAACGGCGCAAATATCGAGATCATTGGCTCATTTAAAGATCGCTTTCCAAACGCAAATATCTACGCTTTAAATGTAAATTACCGCTCAAGCTCAAGCATACTTGCCCTTGCAAATAAGGTCATAAACAACAATCCAAGGCTTTATGAAAAGCACCTAACCGTAAGCCGAGAGGGAAATTTCAAGCCGCCAAGGCTGCTTGTCTATAACGAGCTTTTTGATCAATATCAAAACATCGCCGACATCATCTCGCTCTCGCCATTTAATAG includes:
- the pbpC gene encoding penicillin-binding protein 1C codes for the protein MKKFKFIKFLALFLALMVAIFLILDQIYPLNLDALKKDEAKILLDRNGNIINMKLSSDGIWRFHEQSFPNSLKQCVVLFEDRYFYYHFGVNFASIFRAFFHNLRSDNRIGASTITMQVARMLEPSDRSYKNKIKEIFRAFQLELHFSKDEILNFYLNLAPYGGNIEGAKAASFFYFGKELNELSYAQAALLSTIPKNPNKNRLDRVSNINALKNRVIKMLYKANLIDLSAFKRAQAEPFKNVRAKAIVTAEDYANVAFKNQISKASLDLNLQKDMLKILKDAMFSLKAKNANNAAAVVIDNKKMSVVAFIGSHDEHARDGKNSALNMKRNTGSTLKPFIYSLALDSGLITPNSQLIDTQIYIKEYAPKNFSNDFLGIVSAKDALNFSLNIPVINLNLKLKDNSLYELLEKVNLVDEDKEYYGASITLGSAEMSLLDLAHLYTIYANDGIYRPLEFAGKNYKNEEKNVTLISPQSAYLTAKMLSEASRSYLKNAWQYAQNTPKIAFKTGTSANSRDLYAIGVDENYTIAIWIGNFNASKTDKLTGLNDVSKSLFDMFKIIAQKEKLRFISEPDGIEKLPTCLDAFNYEKCKKMALDDRIKGVDLKDKCESLRGEELNFLVKNELLDKDEIQTSPCAEIFKDKKPVFAYPYDGEEIVTDENITQVMVKCYAFLGDEIYLKIDDLNFSKIENASEKKFDLTLGEHSIKCLDQNSNQSEITIKIRR